TTTGATACATTGTGGGGTAGAGTTTATTTGATACATTGACACATTTTGGATACATTTGGACTGTAATAATATGATGATTCTCTTCCtttacttatttgtatttatctatatttagtagttattgttcattagcttctttattttttcactttagttcttgttttgttagtagcttctttttatgctatcatagataataagcctttggttttcttaacaccacggttctttccaaaggtagtttttatGTGAACCGGATGACTTGTCTCAACGATGGATggagtgacaaccttcttaaaggaATGAGTctatttttgtgtttaggtaataatagtagtagtaatgaataaaatgcttaatcaagtcattctcgaaaAAGAGTTATTCATGCTTCATTTAGTACCAACATACTTAATTATGTGCTTAtagtttgaaacaaggtttttgaaagaaaataacTCCAGTCCGTGTCTTTGAGATTCTTGAGCTGACTTTGGTAATCACCGAGTGGTTAATTGGACTatagtgatctttaacttgattgtGGTCGTTGTAGattctcgactctatcctcttttacggtctatttgtgtgaggggtgagatgattTGTTGttagtccaagtatccgtgcgaatggtctagaacttgccccgaatgtgcttcaaggcgaaatcctaagttttgcttggtttgagaaatGATTATAGGCTTTCCTTGGCCGTTTGAACTTTCTATTCccaaccaatgttgttatccctagtcaaccccctttgagcctatagccTTTCTCACTTGATAACCGTGTTATAAGATTTTACCCGTTCTTTcatgatcctctcttggcaccagGACTTTCCTGAAATATATAAAGGGTGAATATGGgcacattcacctatcatgtgaaccacctataaatgcatatatgagatggttacatgtgtgtttattATTAACCTATAGTTTGACATTTGAAATtgcttttctcaattaagagcataatatTTTTCGGATTATGAAATCTAGATAATTCATCTTGATAAAGTTGGTTTttatccaagttggtttagtattgaatacctcctattaatggctaaactattgcttataagAACAAAgcttcatgtgttggtctaagattttctaaattgcatacaacagTATTTGTATTCATCAGACCAACAagatatgataagtcctcccttTACAATTCGTTTTGGATcataaaccaaatatttttactatctaataactgtTGATGTGTGGTATAcaattaatttctctaccacgtGCACAAAGATAGGTtccccaaagaagattggggatatatgttagtttttctaacatttgggagATGGAATATGTAGctgaaaaatatgctatatgaatctaattatcattaatatgatcctcactcAGAAgacaattcaagtcaaatgccagaggcatttgctgatccaaaatttaATATCATATatcagctgcaaatgctcctattaaaattaaagtacctgaaggataaagtttactgtacgcatgaagcgtgatcggttccaaagataataATTCTTGAAAAATGATAGAAGcaaatgatcataatgaggaAATGAGCTATAGAAGAGCCCAcaacataacatttcatgaaactccagaagaagttcaggtatctgaaaataaagaaagtgaagagatctcaataagttatgtcgcTTGGGAACCGATACAAAATAgtcgtcgacgatatatttgatacaatatagtgcacaatattaTAAAAGAATGTAAGGATCATacctgtagtccagacacctgaagataTCATGCCATTTATATGCatgtcataacctatatgactcatttgatcaaATTTATATGAAGATACCTGAAGTATTTAGAATGCTTGAAGCATATAATTCAAAATATCGAGAAATGTACTCGATTAAATTAAAAACATCTTTGTACGATTTAAAGCCATCTAGGCGCatatggtataatcgcctcagtaaatatttgctgaaagaaggttacataaaaGATGTTATTTGTtcttgtatttttataaagaaaatgtcaTCAGAATTTGTTATGTTAGATCTCAGTAAATTTCAATGATGCAAAACAACCAATTACTCCCTATGTACAGGAAAAGATCTAAGCAATAATATGGAGGCAAATATGAATCAAACgaaaaaggaaagagaagcaGACAAATCAATCAAGGAACATGGCAAAATCAATTAAAAGAGATATTATAAGAAGGATCTAAATCAAAGGAGTTTACTGGCACGAAATCATCCGCAAAAGATTCTCCCACATAATATCAATCGAAGACATCAATCAAGGGACCTGGAAACGGGAATATTCTCTCAATTAAGGAACAAATCACTCAAGCCCGCGAGTCAAGATAAGTCAGAATCAACATATGAATCCGTCTGAATACAAACTCTTTTGGGTTTGCAATCTCTAAAAAAGATGTACAAGACTTCAAGGCATCGAGAAGTATAAATCCCTACTGCACTGAATTTAGAACgatatactttgatcaaaccaacttcattctctttgttctacttcaaacGAAACAATATAGTCTGCTTTAGATTTCTTgtgtaacaaagaagagaagagagagagagagaaaagaacactggtgaggcattgtatcaattaTAGATATAAGAACGAGTGACAAAAGTTGTTGGTGTATAACAACATCAACTCATCTGTACTGAgccatttcatacttgaaagtgatcacccttgcaacccaagggaaCTGGACATAGGATTCACTCTAAATCCGAaccaatataaaaatatattgtgTCATTTAATTTTTGCAATTTATCTTTTTCATTCAATTCCTGAAAAGTCCAGTCGACTAGAACTCAAATTAGTCGACTacttcaaaaaagaaaagaaaaaaaaatcacaaTTCATCCCCCCTtgtgaggaaagatcatggccaATCAAATAAATGTTGGAGCACTCTTTCAAGAGGGAACATCACAAGTCAGGCCACCATACTTAAATGGACAACAATTTTCTCACTGGAAAGTGCGAATAGAAATCTATGCAAAATCTTATGATGTGAAAGTATGGCATATTATCAAAAAGGGAAACTATCCACTACCAGCAACAGCTCAACCACCCACTGATCCTGAAGATATAGATGAATACACAAATGAACAAATAGCAGTTGTACAGGTTAATGCCAAGGCACGAAACCTGTTGTATAATGCTATAAGTGGAGAGGAGTATGAGAAGATTTCAACCTGTGATACGGCTAAAGAAATATGGGACAAACTGGAGGTCACTTATGAAGGAATcaacaaagtgaaagaaactcGGATAAACATGTTGGTTCATGACTATGAACTCTTTCAGATGAAAGAAGGAGAATCCATTGAGGAAATGTTCGCAAGATTCAGCAAAATCATTAATGATCTGAAAGCTTTTGGTAAACCTTATTCAAGTGGTGATCAAGTTTGAAAGATCTTTAGTAGTCTACCTACCACTTGGCAGATGCAAGTAGTTGCACTTGAATCTCAAGATCTAAACAAACTTTCATATGATGAACTTAGAGGAGATCTTATAGCATTCGAGAAAACCCATCTCAAGAAGGTAAGtcaggaagaaaagaagaaaacaattgCCTTCAAATCTACAATTGAAGGACCTGAGAATGATATTGATGACGATCCAAAAGCTCTTGAAGAAGAAATTGCTATGGTATCAAGAAACATGGATGGGTTAATGAAAAGGTATAGAAATACAAGAAGGGGAAGGATGCCATCTAGGCGAACTAGGCAATACAATGAACATGACAAGAATGATGGGAAGTGTTATGATTGTGGAAGGTGTGGGCATGTTCAAGCTGAATGCCGAGATATTAAAAGAAAAGTCTCCATAGGGTTCAGCAAAAATAAATCCTTCGAAAATTGGAGTGATGAAGATAGTTCAGAACATGAAGAAATAGCAAATCTATATTTTATGACCATCCTGGAAAATGACATGAACAAATACTCTGGCTGCTGGACTGATGAAGATACATCAGACGATGAATGCAAGGAAAATACTGAAAATTGTTTCTTGGCACGAGGTGAAACAAGCGAGGAACACCACAGAAAAAGTCGTAAAGAAAAATGGTATTTAGAAAGTGTGTGTTCCAGTCACATGACGAGTGACAAAAATCTGTTCAAAGAAGTCACAAAAATAAATGGTGAAAAtgtcaaatttggtgatgatTCAAAAGAAAAGATAATTGGTACCGGTACAGTTCCATTCAAAAATAATTATGACATTACAGAGGTATATCTTGTAGATGGACTCAACTACAATCTTTTGAGCATAAGTTAGCTATGTGATTCAGGATATGAAGTAAAATTTAAGAAAACAGGATGTTCCATTGAGGATAAAATAGGTAAAACTATTTTTCCAAGAAAAAGGTATGGAAATGTTTATATTCTTGATGGCATTGAAAATCTAGATAGTCACATATGTCTAGCATCCATTTTTGACGATCCATGGCTTTGGCATAAAAAACTTGGTCATGCAAGCATGAATCTTATTGAAAAACTGTCcaagcatgatttagttattggtcttcccaaactcaatttttctagaaatcatgtatgtgatgcatgtcaGATTGGTAAAAAAATTAGAAACTCTTTCAAAATAAAGGATATTGTGTCCACTACCAAGCCATTTCAATTACTTCATATGAACTTGTTTGGACCCACTAGAACTGCCAGAATTGGAGGTAAACGATATGcttttattattgttgatgattactcacgTTTTACATGGGTAATTTTCTTATCTCATAAAGATGAAGCTCTAAAAGTTTTTGAGATTTTCTGCAAAAGAGTTGAAAGAGAAAAAGGGTATCTGATCACAACCATCCAAAGCGACCATGGAGGAGAGTTTGAAAGCAGTTCTTTTGAAGAATTCTGTAATGATCAAGGGTATACCCATAACTTCTCAGCAACAAGATCACCCCAACAGAATGGAGTAGTTGAGCGCAAGAATAGAACTCTACAAGATATGGCAATAATAATGATATTAGAACATTCACTGTCAAATCACTTCTGGGCAGAATCAATTAGTACATTATGCCATATTCTTAGCAGGTGCCTCATATGACCTATTTTgaagaagactccatatgaatTATGGAAAGGTAAGAAACCAAATATTGGCTACTTTTACCCGTTCGGAAGTAAGTGTTTCATTCACAACAATGGTAAGGATAACCTTGGTAAATTTGATCCAAGGAGTAATAAAGGTATTTTCCTTGGTTACTCTATTAATAGTAGATCTTTTAGAGTTTACAACAAATGTACATTATCTATAGACGAATCAGTGCATATTATATTCGATGAAAATAACTCTATGGCCGAGAAAGGAATTATTGCAGGTGATGAAGACACCAGCCAAGAAGTATTACAGACAAATAAACCACAAAAGTCGACTGATATCCCAGCTACAGTTACAGAGTTGACTAATGAACCTGTGATAAATCATGTTGAACCACAAAAGGAGTCGACTACTTATGCAGTTGGAACCCAACTGAATGAATGGAGAAGTGAACCTGAATATCCTCAAAAATTCATCATAGAGGATCCAAGCGAAGGAATGAAAACCAGAGGGTCTCTCAAAAAGAAAGCAAATATTGCACTCATCTCTCAAGTAGAACCTAAGAAAGATGATGAAGCCCTAAAGGACTCTAGCTGGATTCAAGCCATGCAACACGAACTTGATCAATTCGACAAAAACCAAGTTTGGGAATTAGTTCCTAAGCCTGCAAATGCTACTATAGTCGATAACAAAGTGGGTATTTATAAACAAGCTAA
This region of Nicotiana tomentosiformis chromosome 4, ASM39032v3, whole genome shotgun sequence genomic DNA includes:
- the LOC117281073 gene encoding uncharacterized protein; its protein translation is MANQINVGALFQEGTSQVRPPYLNGQQFSHWKVRIEIYAKSYDVKVWHIIKKGNYPLPATAQPPTDPEDIDEYTNEQIAVVQVNAKARNLLYNAISGEEYEKISTCDTAKEIWDKLEVTYEGINKVKETRINMLVHDYELFQMKEGESIEEMFARFSKIINDLKAFGKPYSSGDQV